In a single window of the Methanofollis ethanolicus genome:
- a CDS encoding ATP-binding protein yields MTSQRRRCRSPSRGRRSGNILSRRSERPCESALIHRDYFNNTVQTQVRIFDDAIRFRNAGRLPEGVTIEMILREHSSYLRNPMVADIFYRAGLVERYGSGIERIIRAFGDAGAPIPTFSSTPLGFTIDMHTDTLTDDALLEMGLGERQIAAVHYLKEHGTITNSQYQDLSGVSATTALKELKALAEVGILERRSPSKKKTHYVLKQGSASDV; encoded by the coding sequence ATGACATCTCAGAGGAGGCGATGCAGGAGTCCTTCCAGAGGAAGGAGGTCTGGGAATATCCTCTCCCGGCGATCAGAGAGGCCCTGCGAGAGCGCCCTCATCCACCGGGACTACTTCAACAACACCGTCCAGACCCAGGTCAGGATCTTCGACGATGCTATCCGCTTCCGCAACGCCGGTCGCCTCCCGGAGGGCGTCACCATCGAGATGATCCTCAGGGAACATTCTTCCTATCTCCGCAACCCGATGGTCGCCGACATCTTCTACCGTGCCGGACTCGTGGAGCGCTACGGGTCGGGGATCGAACGGATCATCAGGGCCTTCGGCGATGCTGGCGCCCCGATCCCCACGTTCTCCAGCACGCCCCTCGGTTTCACCATCGACATGCACACAGATACCCTGACAGACGATGCCCTGCTGGAGATGGGGCTCGGCGAAAGACAGATCGCGGCAGTTCATTACCTCAAAGAGCACGGCACCATCACCAACAGCCAGTACCAGGACCTCAGCGGTGTTTCGGCCACCACTGCCCTCAAAGAACTGAAAGCCCTGGCCGAAGTCGGTATTCTTGAGCGCAGAAGCCCCTCAAAGAAAAAGACGCACTATGTGCTGAAGCAGGGATCGGCATCAGATGTATGA
- a CDS encoding type I restriction endonuclease subunit R, with protein MSFDEANTVRDGLRDHLTQNGWTYIPAATLPRTEGDVLVEPYLKTALIRLNPEIARQPDQADEVIYRLRAILLAVQGEGLVRANERFAEILCGGLSMPFGENYRYVPVKIIDFAHPASNHFVTTTEYSYTGAVTRRADNVLLVNGIPLVVGECKTPVRPAITWIDAAEQVHDDYETNIPALFVPGIFAFATEGKKFYYGAVRAPLDAWAPWKEDEDDEAASPIADVMDTAMNLLAPATVLDILKNYTLYATDAKNRKIKIVCRHQQYDAGNKIVDRVVDGRIKKGLIWHFQGSGKSFLMVFAAQKLRLHPALKNPTVIVVVDRTDLDTQINATFHTTDIPNTVNAGNREDLRRLLSQDTRKIIITTIHKFAEADGVLNDRANIILLCDEAHRTQEGDLGQKMREALPNAFLFGLTGTPINQVDRNTFRAFGATEDESGYLSIYSPEDAMRDGATLPLHFEPRLIEYHIDREGIDEAFSTLTDSLDEDETRDLIRRASRRSTFVHARERIERVAGDIVHHFKESVEPHGFKAMIVCYDRQSCVQYKEALDKLLPPEASEIVMTVGRSDPDEWKHRWDRSKEDEEKLLDRYRDPLDPLQFVIVTAKLLTGFDAPILQTMYLDKLMKNHTLLQAICRTNRPYSGKSFGLIVDYIGVFDEVARSLAFDEKRMREIVTNIDSLKDQFPEMLAACLAHFPGVDRGVNGWEGLIAAQQCIPTNEARDAFALDYINLAKLWEAMSPDPFLATYKEDYRWLTQVYESVRPVNCAGRLLWKKLGAKTLEIIHENVHVEGIKDDFDEIVIDEDTVRDLLENRDEHTIKKLEIQIITRLRKHANNPAFVRLGERLEQIKEQYEKGFIDSLEFLKSLIQLARDVVMAEKEVETVEEQQQAKAALTELFEEARTDTTPVIIERIVTDIDAVVRAVRFDGWQQSNPGERDVKKALRGALRKYQLQNDQDLFDRAYEYIRQYY; from the coding sequence ATGAGTTTTGACGAAGCAAACACCGTCCGCGACGGCCTCCGGGACCACCTGACGCAGAACGGGTGGACATACATCCCCGCCGCCACCCTTCCCCGCACAGAGGGAGACGTGCTGGTCGAACCCTACCTCAAAACCGCTCTCATCAGGCTCAATCCCGAGATCGCCCGCCAGCCCGACCAGGCCGACGAGGTCATCTACCGTCTCAGAGCCATCCTCCTCGCCGTCCAGGGCGAGGGACTCGTGCGGGCCAACGAACGCTTCGCCGAGATCCTCTGCGGCGGCCTCTCCATGCCCTTCGGCGAGAACTACCGCTATGTCCCGGTGAAGATCATCGACTTCGCCCACCCGGCCAGCAACCACTTCGTCACCACCACCGAATATTCCTATACCGGCGCCGTCACCAGGCGGGCCGACAACGTCCTCCTCGTCAACGGCATCCCGCTCGTCGTCGGCGAATGCAAGACCCCGGTCCGCCCGGCGATCACCTGGATCGACGCCGCCGAACAGGTCCACGACGACTACGAGACAAACATCCCCGCCCTCTTCGTCCCGGGCATCTTCGCCTTCGCCACCGAAGGCAAGAAATTCTACTACGGCGCCGTCCGCGCCCCCCTCGATGCCTGGGCCCCCTGGAAAGAGGACGAAGACGACGAGGCCGCCTCACCCATCGCCGACGTCATGGACACCGCCATGAACCTCCTCGCCCCCGCAACCGTCCTCGACATCCTCAAGAACTACACCCTCTATGCCACCGACGCAAAGAACCGGAAGATCAAGATCGTCTGCCGCCACCAGCAGTACGACGCCGGCAACAAGATCGTCGACCGCGTCGTGGACGGCCGGATCAAAAAAGGGCTTATCTGGCACTTCCAGGGCTCGGGCAAATCCTTCCTCATGGTCTTCGCCGCCCAGAAACTCCGTCTCCACCCGGCCCTCAAAAACCCGACCGTGATCGTCGTCGTGGACAGGACCGACCTCGACACCCAGATCAACGCCACCTTCCACACCACCGACATCCCCAACACCGTCAATGCCGGCAACCGGGAAGACCTCAGGCGCCTCCTCTCCCAGGACACCAGAAAGATCATCATCACCACCATCCACAAGTTCGCCGAGGCCGACGGCGTCCTCAACGACCGGGCCAACATCATCCTCCTCTGCGACGAGGCCCACCGCACACAGGAGGGCGACCTCGGGCAGAAGATGCGGGAGGCCCTGCCGAACGCTTTCCTCTTCGGCCTCACCGGCACCCCCATCAACCAGGTGGACCGCAACACCTTCAGGGCCTTCGGAGCAACGGAGGACGAGTCAGGATACCTCAGCATCTACTCGCCCGAGGACGCCATGCGGGACGGCGCCACCCTCCCCCTCCACTTCGAGCCCCGTCTCATCGAGTATCATATCGATCGGGAGGGGATCGACGAGGCCTTCTCCACCCTCACCGACTCCCTTGATGAAGACGAGACACGGGACCTGATCCGGAGGGCCAGCCGCCGGTCCACCTTCGTCCACGCCCGTGAACGGATTGAACGGGTGGCCGGGGACATCGTGCACCATTTCAAGGAATCAGTCGAGCCACACGGCTTTAAGGCGATGATCGTCTGTTATGACCGGCAGTCCTGTGTCCAGTACAAAGAGGCGCTCGATAAACTCCTGCCGCCTGAGGCGTCGGAGATCGTCATGACTGTGGGCCGCAGCGACCCCGACGAGTGGAAGCACCGCTGGGACCGGAGCAAGGAGGACGAGGAGAAACTCCTCGACCGTTACCGGGACCCGCTCGACCCCCTGCAGTTTGTCATCGTCACCGCCAAACTCCTCACCGGTTTCGACGCACCCATCCTCCAGACGATGTACCTTGACAAACTCATGAAGAACCACACCCTCCTGCAGGCGATCTGCCGGACCAACCGACCCTATTCCGGCAAGTCCTTCGGGTTGATCGTGGACTACATCGGGGTCTTCGACGAGGTGGCCAGATCCCTCGCCTTCGACGAGAAGAGGATGAGAGAGATCGTCACCAACATCGACAGCCTGAAAGACCAGTTCCCCGAGATGCTCGCCGCCTGCCTCGCCCATTTTCCAGGTGTCGACCGGGGCGTGAACGGGTGGGAGGGCCTCATCGCCGCCCAGCAGTGCATCCCGACTAATGAGGCACGCGATGCCTTCGCCCTCGATTATATCAACCTTGCAAAACTCTGGGAGGCCATGTCGCCTGACCCCTTCCTGGCGACATACAAGGAGGACTACCGCTGGCTTACTCAGGTCTATGAATCGGTGAGGCCGGTCAACTGTGCAGGCCGTCTCCTCTGGAAGAAACTCGGGGCGAAAACCCTTGAGATCATCCATGAAAATGTGCACGTCGAAGGGATCAAAGACGACTTCGACGAGATCGTCATCGACGAGGATACGGTGAGAGACCTCCTGGAGAACAGGGACGAGCACACGATCAAGAAACTGGAGATCCAGATCATCACGCGTCTCAGGAAACATGCAAACAATCCGGCATTCGTCAGGCTCGGGGAGCGTCTGGAGCAGATCAAGGAGCAGTACGAGAAGGGTTTCATTGACAGTCTGGAGTTCCTGAAGTCCCTCATCCAGCTCGCACGCGATGTGGTGATGGCCGAGAAAGAGGTTGAAACAGTCGAGGAGCAGCAGCAGGCGAAGGCAGCCCTGACCGAACTTTTTGAGGAGGCACGGACCGATACGACGCCGGTGATCATCGAGAGAATCGTCACCGACATCGACGCGGTGGTGCGGGCGGTCAGGTTCGATGGCTGGCAGCAGAGCAACCCGGGGGAGCGGGACGTGAAGAAGGCCCTCCGTGGGGCGCTCAGAAAGTACCAGTTGCAGAACGACCAGGATCTCTTCGACCGGGCGTATGAATATATCAGGCAGTATTATTGA
- a CDS encoding ORC1-type DNA replication protein: MTHAPLMSDQTLFRDPDLFEITHLPEAFLYRDAQVEDLTFALRPTLSYGASPLNTVLRGIPGTGKTTAVRRIFAEVEETTQTVVPVLVSCQTEKTEYAVFSRIFLALVGHLPPPSGVSTTRLMAGIAHALAERGAVLVVCLDDANELIPDGVLNQVLAPLLRMHEAWPGVRTGVVLTLSAPETDLARTLDPATRSVLQASEILFPPYAAAEVRGILADRIRAGLYPGVVPPAVLDLLVERTDACGDLRVGLDMIRRAALAAEREARTVVTTGDVLAAFAVSRHLHVAMAVRALTAGERAVLDVVLALEREGGGPVTAGMAYERVCAGGRTSYTTFHERLKKLEHLRLVDLAVRQGKGRTRVIEVRDGVEEVIPVPAGSSGVPVNIPAGVCDDEKC; encoded by the coding sequence ATGACACACGCCCCCCTCATGAGCGACCAGACCCTCTTCCGCGACCCCGACCTCTTCGAGATCACCCACCTCCCCGAGGCCTTCCTCTACCGCGACGCCCAGGTCGAGGACCTCACCTTCGCCCTGCGGCCCACCCTCTCCTACGGCGCCAGCCCCCTGAACACCGTGCTCCGCGGCATCCCCGGCACCGGCAAGACCACCGCGGTCCGCCGGATCTTTGCCGAGGTGGAGGAGACGACGCAGACGGTGGTGCCGGTGCTCGTCTCCTGCCAGACCGAGAAGACAGAGTACGCCGTCTTCTCCCGGATCTTCCTCGCCCTCGTCGGCCACCTGCCGCCGCCGTCCGGGGTCTCGACCACGCGGCTGATGGCCGGGATCGCTCACGCCCTCGCGGAGAGGGGAGCGGTCCTGGTCGTCTGCCTGGACGACGCCAACGAACTCATCCCTGACGGCGTGCTGAACCAGGTGCTCGCCCCCCTCCTCAGGATGCACGAGGCCTGGCCGGGCGTGCGGACCGGCGTGGTCCTCACCCTCTCCGCCCCGGAGACCGACCTCGCCCGCACCCTCGACCCGGCCACCCGCTCGGTGCTCCAGGCCTCGGAGATCCTTTTCCCCCCGTACGCGGCGGCGGAGGTGCGGGGCATCCTCGCCGACCGGATCCGGGCCGGGCTGTACCCGGGCGTCGTGCCGCCCGCGGTCCTCGACCTCCTGGTGGAGCGGACAGACGCCTGCGGCGACCTGCGGGTGGGGCTCGACATGATCCGGCGGGCGGCCCTGGCGGCCGAGAGGGAGGCGAGGACCGTGGTGACGACCGGGGACGTGCTCGCGGCCTTTGCCGTCTCCCGGCACCTGCATGTGGCGATGGCGGTGCGGGCGCTCACGGCCGGGGAGAGGGCGGTACTCGACGTCGTCCTCGCCCTGGAGAGGGAGGGAGGCGGGCCGGTGACGGCGGGGATGGCGTACGAACGGGTCTGCGCAGGGGGGCGGACGAGTTACACGACCTTCCACGAGAGGCTGAAGAAGTTGGAGCACCTGCGCCTCGTGGACCTCGCGGTGCGGCAGGGGAAGGGGAGGACGCGGGTGATCGAGGTGAGGGACGGGGTGGAGGAGGTGATACCGGTCCCGGCAGGTTCATCGGGCGTGCCGGTGAACATTCCCGCAGGAGTGTGCGACGATGAAAAATGTTGA